One genomic region from Capra hircus breed San Clemente chromosome 18, ASM170441v1, whole genome shotgun sequence encodes:
- the DMKN gene encoding dermokine isoform X1 gives MKRKGSLACLLLFLLLGSGEASPMQSGETDAAGKVGEAIVHGVGEGVGEALGEAAIQGIEKAIGQGTGEKASLGIREARDPHLGDALAHKLKEASHALKNTGSEAGRQAENIIGHGVDPAHSSWQGVPGSNGAWGTNGQPPSGHHGIPGSQGSSGGPGDTHEHVFSGGSGGSFGANAQGGSWGQGGHRGPFNPGANSQGTAPQPGSVRSSSNGNTECTTPPGSGGSSGNSGGSSSSGSSSNGGGSNGGAGSNGGPGSNSGGSSSSGSSWDTRNSDHGGSSQGYNPNSSSGSRVGSGGRNKPECDNPHVSGGSGGQGQGSGGEGEAVSGINTLNSQTSSEPFNFDTFWKNFKSKLGFINWDALNKGQAPPPSTRALLYFRRLWQDFKHNTPFLNWKVITEGEDVPSLQKRAGGAGQPGTGWQDTVAGTAKNYNYNQQGPPTALGGQYPVKTPAKGGVTVSSSASQTHPSLLQWVKFW, from the exons ATGAAGCGAAAGGGGTCTCTGGCCTGCCTCCTGCTGTTCCTGCTCCTGGGCAGTGGAGAGGCTAGCCCGATGCAGAGTGGAGAGACCGACGCTGCAGGAAAAGTTGGGGAAGCCATTGTACacggggtgggagagggggtgggaGAGGCCTTGGGAGAAGCCGCCATCCAAGGAATCGAGAAGGCCATTGGCCAAGGGACTGGAGAGAAAGCGAGCTTGGGAATCAGGGAGGCCAGGGACCCCCACTTGGGGGATGCTCTTGCCCACAAGCTTAAGGAAGCGAGCCACGCTCTTAAAAACACTGGGAGCGAGGCCGGCAGACAGGCTGAAAATATCATCGGACACGGAGTGGACCCTGCCCACAGCTCCTGGCAGGGAGTGCCCGGCAGCAACGGAGCTTGG GGAACCAATGGGCAGCCTCCATCTGGACACCACGGCATCCCTGGCTCTCAGGGcagctctggaggcccaggggacACCCACGAGCACGTGTTCTCTGGAGGCTCAGGTGGCAGCTTTGGAGCTAATGCTCAGGGAGGCTCCTGGGGCCAGGGAGGCCACAGAGGGCCATTCAACCCAGGGGCCAACTCTCAG GGAACTGCGCCCCAACCTGGTTCAGTGAGAAGCAGCAGCAACGGAAATACGGAA TGCACCACCCCCCCTGGCTCAGGTGGAAGCTCTGGCAACTCTGGG ggaagcagcagcagtggctccaGCAGTAATGGCGGCGGCAGCAATGGCGGCGCCGGCAGCAATGGCGGCCCCGGCAGTAAcagtggcggcagcagcagctccGGGTCCAGCTGG GACACTAGAAATTCTGATCATGGTGGCTCCTCCCAG GGATACAACCCCAACTCCTCCTCGGGGAGCAGAGTTGGAAGTGGTGGCAGAAACAAACCTGAG TGTGACAACCCACATGTTTCCGGGGGATCTGGGGGTCAG gggcagGGCTCTGGTGGAGAAGGCGAAGCTGTCAGTGGAATCAACACCTTG AACTCTCAGACATCTTCTGAGCCCTTCAACTTCGACACTTTCTGGAAG AATTTTAAATCCAAGCTGGGCTTCATTAACTGGGATGCCTTAAACAAG GGCCaagccccaccccccagcactCGTGCCCTCCTCTACTTCAGGCGGCTCTGGCAG gATTTCAAACACAACACTCCTTTCTTGAACTGGAAAGTCATTACTGAG GGCGAAGACGTGCCATCGCTTCAGAAGAGGGCAGGTGGGGCTGGCCAG CCTGGCACAGGATGGCAAGACACAGTAGCTGGGACTGCTAAG AACTACAATTACAACCAGCAGGGACCTCCTACAGCCCTTGGCGGGCAGTACCCAGTCAAGACCCCCGCTAAG GGGGGAGTCACGGTTTCTTCCTCG GCTTCCCAGACGCACCCTAGCCTGCTGCAGTGGGTGAAGTTTTGGTAG
- the DMKN gene encoding dermokine isoform X2 — protein MKRKGSLACLLLFLLLGSGEASPMQSGETDAAGKVGEAIVHGVGEGVGEALGEAAIQGIEKAIGQGTGEKASLGIREARDPHLGDALAHKLKEASHALKNTGSEAGRQAENIIGHGVDPAHSSWQGVPGSNGAWGTNGQPPSGHHGIPGSQGSSGGPGDTHEHVFSGGSGGSFGANAQGGSWGQGGHRGPFNPGANSQGTAPQPGSVRSSSNGNTECTTPPGSGGSSGNSGGSSSSGSSSNGGGSNGGAGSNGGPGSNSGGSSSSGSSWDTRNSDHGGSSQGYNPNSSSGSRVGSGGRNKPECDNPHVSGGSGGQGQGSGGEGEAVSGINTLNSQTSSEPFNFDTFWKNFKSKLGFINWDALNKGQAPPPSTRALLYFRRLWQDFKHNTPFLNWKVITEGEDVPSLQKRAGGAGQNYNYNQQGPPTALGGQYPVKTPAKGGVTVSSSASQTHPSLLQWVKFW, from the exons ATGAAGCGAAAGGGGTCTCTGGCCTGCCTCCTGCTGTTCCTGCTCCTGGGCAGTGGAGAGGCTAGCCCGATGCAGAGTGGAGAGACCGACGCTGCAGGAAAAGTTGGGGAAGCCATTGTACacggggtgggagagggggtgggaGAGGCCTTGGGAGAAGCCGCCATCCAAGGAATCGAGAAGGCCATTGGCCAAGGGACTGGAGAGAAAGCGAGCTTGGGAATCAGGGAGGCCAGGGACCCCCACTTGGGGGATGCTCTTGCCCACAAGCTTAAGGAAGCGAGCCACGCTCTTAAAAACACTGGGAGCGAGGCCGGCAGACAGGCTGAAAATATCATCGGACACGGAGTGGACCCTGCCCACAGCTCCTGGCAGGGAGTGCCCGGCAGCAACGGAGCTTGG GGAACCAATGGGCAGCCTCCATCTGGACACCACGGCATCCCTGGCTCTCAGGGcagctctggaggcccaggggacACCCACGAGCACGTGTTCTCTGGAGGCTCAGGTGGCAGCTTTGGAGCTAATGCTCAGGGAGGCTCCTGGGGCCAGGGAGGCCACAGAGGGCCATTCAACCCAGGGGCCAACTCTCAG GGAACTGCGCCCCAACCTGGTTCAGTGAGAAGCAGCAGCAACGGAAATACGGAA TGCACCACCCCCCCTGGCTCAGGTGGAAGCTCTGGCAACTCTGGG ggaagcagcagcagtggctccaGCAGTAATGGCGGCGGCAGCAATGGCGGCGCCGGCAGCAATGGCGGCCCCGGCAGTAAcagtggcggcagcagcagctccGGGTCCAGCTGG GACACTAGAAATTCTGATCATGGTGGCTCCTCCCAG GGATACAACCCCAACTCCTCCTCGGGGAGCAGAGTTGGAAGTGGTGGCAGAAACAAACCTGAG TGTGACAACCCACATGTTTCCGGGGGATCTGGGGGTCAG gggcagGGCTCTGGTGGAGAAGGCGAAGCTGTCAGTGGAATCAACACCTTG AACTCTCAGACATCTTCTGAGCCCTTCAACTTCGACACTTTCTGGAAG AATTTTAAATCCAAGCTGGGCTTCATTAACTGGGATGCCTTAAACAAG GGCCaagccccaccccccagcactCGTGCCCTCCTCTACTTCAGGCGGCTCTGGCAG gATTTCAAACACAACACTCCTTTCTTGAACTGGAAAGTCATTACTGAG GGCGAAGACGTGCCATCGCTTCAGAAGAGGGCAGGTGGGGCTGGCCAG AACTACAATTACAACCAGCAGGGACCTCCTACAGCCCTTGGCGGGCAGTACCCAGTCAAGACCCCCGCTAAG GGGGGAGTCACGGTTTCTTCCTCG GCTTCCCAGACGCACCCTAGCCTGCTGCAGTGGGTGAAGTTTTGGTAG